Proteins found in one Fusarium oxysporum Fo47 chromosome V, complete sequence genomic segment:
- a CDS encoding NADP-dependent oxidoreductase domain-containing protein produces the protein MAPPAQLPFRQLTKNGPKIPSVGLGLMGISVGYGAATYESHLQILNLTNIPRSDEERLKLLDRAWELGCTNWDTADVYGDSEDVVGKWFKLHPERRQDIFLATKFGLRVGEKGIVTDSSPEHVRKSIESSLKRLGVEHIDLYYMHRANEDVPIEKTVEAMKQLVDEGKVKYLGLSEISSTTLRRAHAIHTISAVQVEYNPWTLDIEGPSGTNLLKACEELDVAVFAYSPLGRGILTGRFRSVDDFEETDTRRNLTRFQGDNFKKNLKIVDQFNELAKNKGFTSSQLVLAWILEQSPKMFVIPGTKNIKYLEENVGAAKVTLSKEENQELRKLAVEAGVVGGRDPFFGCFVDTAPLEK, from the exons ATGGCTCCTCCAGCTCAACTCCCTTTTCGACAGCTCACCAAGAATGGCCCCAAGATCCCATccgttggtcttggtcttaTGGGAATCAGCGTCGGATACGGAGCAGCCACGTATGAATCACATCTCCAAATCCTGAACCTCACTAATATACCCAGATCTGACGAAGAACGTCTCAAACTCCTCGACCGTGCATGGGAACTTGGCTGTACCAATTGGGACACAGCTGATGTCTACGGCGATAGTGAAGATGTCGTAGGCAAATGGTTCAAGCTTCACCCCGAACGTCGTCAGGATATCTTCCTTGCGACCAAGTTTGGGCTGAGGGTAGGTGAGAAAGGGATAGTTACTGATTCATCGCCTGAGCATGTGAGGAAGAGTATTGAGAGCAGCTTGAAGaggcttggtgttgagcacATTGATCTGTATTACATGCATCGTGCAAACGAGGATGTGCCTATTGAGAAAACTGTGGAAGCCATGAAGCAATTGGTTGA TGAGGGAAAGGTCAAGTACTTGGGCCTCTCAGAGATCTCGTCTACCACTCTCCGCCGAGCCCACGCCATCCATACCATCTCAGCAGTACAAGTCGAGTACAACCCCTGGACACTCGACATCGAAGGTCCTTCAGGAACAAACCTTCTCAAAGCTTGCGAAGAGCTAGACGTGGCGGTGTTTGCCTACTCACCCCTTGGTCGTGGTATCTTGACCGGTCGTTTTCGCTCTGTCGATGATTTCGAAGAGACAGATACCCGAAGAAACTTGACGCGGTTCCAGGGTGacaacttcaagaagaacttgaagatTGTGGACCAGTTCAATGAGttggccaagaacaagggatTTACATCCTCACAGCTCGTCCTGGCCTGGATCTTGGAGCAGAGCCCCAAAATGTTTGTCATTCCTGGCACGAAGAACATCAAGTATCTCGAAGAGAACGTGGGAGCAGCAAAGGTGACGCTGAGTAAGGAGGAGAATCAAGAGTTGAGGAAATTGGCAGTTGAGGCTGGAGTTGTAGGAGGACGGGATCCCTTCTTTGGCTGCTTTGTTGATACAGCTCCTCTGGAGAAGTGA
- a CDS encoding P-loop containing nucleoside triphosphate hydrolase protein, giving the protein MGSLSKRKRDQTEEVVADEKPATTEVEKPTKPAQKQEDETSFVDLGLDPRLLQAIAQQKFAKPTLVQRKAIPLALNGQDVLAKADCGSGKTAAYVLPLLSSILKRKATDSTAFTTALILVPTRELADQVFKAIEQFASFCAKDISTVKLTDKVSNAVQRALLSNSPDIVISTPATAWHNANSSALSIDKLTHLILDEADLVLSYGYSEDLENLSRSVPKGTQVMMMSATLTDEVDALKGIFRRDPTLLDLKEKEAEGEGITQFVAKCGEDEKFLLAYVIFKLKLIKGKCIIFVSDIDRCYRLKLFFEQFGIRSCILNSELPLNSRVHVVEEFNKHVYDIIIAADEKNEMMGDDEEPVEGETEDAEKQGDGDDAETEAKRPKKKAKKSKGGDKEYGVSRGVDFKKVSAVINFDLPTTASAYTHRIGRTARAGQTGMALSFVVPKDLYRKHMPTSTPASENDEKVMAKIIRQQAKRGKEVKPYNFNMKQVDPFRYRMNDALRAVTKVSIREARTRELRQELLKSEKLKRYFEENPTELTHLRHDGELRTARQQAHLKHIPEYLLPKDGKQALTNDIGFVALRKDRKGHKGKKGRGFKVGSRKRDPLKTFKARRKTK; this is encoded by the exons ATGGGGTCCTTATCGAAACGAAAGCGCGATCAAACAGAAGAGGTCGTCGCTGACGAAAAGCCTGCTACTACCGAAGTTGAAAAGCCTACGAAGCCTGCGCAAAAACAAGAGGATGAGACTTCCTTCGTCGATCTCGGTCTTGATCCTAGACTGCTACAAGCTATCGCTCAGCAGAAGTTTGCAAAGCCGACGCTAGTACAGAGGAAGGCGATTCCTTTGGCTCTCAATGGACAAGATGTTTTGGCCAAGGCCGACTGTGGCTCTGGAAAGACGGCAGCTTATGTTCTGCCGTTGCTATCTAGCATTCTGAAGCGCAAAGCT ACCGACTCTACTGCTTTCACAACcgccctcatcctcgtcccGACCCGCGAGCTTGCCGACCAGGTCTTCAAGGCCATCGAACAATTTGCTTCCTTCTGCGCAAAGGATATCAGCACAGTCAAGTTGACCGACAAGGTTTCCAATGCCGTGCAGCGCGCCCTTCTCTCAAACTCGCCCGACATTGTTATCTCGACCCCTGCGACTGCCTGGCACAATGCCAACTCTTCAGCACTCTCAATCGACAAACTCACACATCTTATCCTGGACGAAGCCGATCTTGTTCTTTCCTACGGTTACAGTGAGGATCTGGAGAACTTGTCACGATCGGTCCCCAAGGGTACTCAggtcatgatgatgagcgCTACTCTTACAGATGAGGTCGACGCACTCAAGGGGATTTTCCGACGTGACCCGACGTTGTTGGatctcaaggagaaggaggctgaagGCGAGGGTATCACCCAATTTGTGGCCAA GTGTGGTGAAGACGAGAAGTTCCTTCTTGCCTATGtgatcttcaagctcaaaTTGATCAAGGGCAAGTGCATCATCTTTGTGAGCGACATTGACCGATGCTACCgtctcaagctcttctttgAGCAGTTCGGCATTCGAAGTTGTATTCTGAACTCTGAACTTCCCTTGAACTCGCGAGTTCATGTCGTTGAGGAGTTCAACAAACATGTTTACGATATCATCATTGCcgccgatgagaagaatgagatgatgggagatgatgaggaacCTGTTGAAGGCGAGACTGAGGATGCCGAAAAGCAGGGCGACGGAGATGATGCGGAGACGGAAGCAAAGCgaccgaagaagaaggccaagaagtcCAAGGGCGGTGATAAAGAGTATGGTGTATCAAGAG GTGTCGATTTCAAGAAGGTTTCCGCAGTCATCAACTTCGATCTCCCCACAACAGCATCAGCCTACACACATAGAATAGGACGTACAGCGCGAGCTGGACAGACTGGCATGGCTCTGTCATTCGTCGTCCCTAAAGATCTATACCGAAAGCACATGCCTACGTCCACACCAGCATCAGAGAATGACGAGAAGGTgatggccaagatcatcaGGCAGCAAGCCAAGCGAGGAAAAGAGGTGAAGCCTTACAACTTCAACATGAAGCAAGTGGATCCTTTCCGGTACCGAATGAACGATGCTCTACGTGCGGTTACCAAGGTTTCTATCCGAGAGGCCCGAACAAGAGAGTTGCGACAGGAGCTGTTGAAGAGTGAGAAACTGAAGCG ATATTTCGAGGAGAACCCTACGGAACTCACCCATCTTCGCCACGACGGTGAACTTCGAACTGCTAGACAACAAGCTCACCTGAAGCATATCCCAGAGTATCTCCTACCCAAAGATGGCAAACAAGCCTTGACAAACGACATTGGCTTTGTGGCACTCAGGAAAGACCGCAAGGGCCATAAGGGTAAGAAGGGTCGCGGATTTAAGGTTGGCTCAAGGAAGCGAGATCCGCTCAAGACATTCAAGGCGAGGCGCAAGACAAAATAG
- a CDS encoding inositol oxygenase, with amino-acid sequence MAPGAVVDDFSSHDGQALEVLSDKIDDVNVIKYDETSKFDKEKDKNTFRQYADATDRVKNFYREQHHKQTVAYNLAARNRFYNASRPRAEMTIWEAMEKLNTLVDESDPDTSLSQIQHLLQSAEAIRRDGKPRWMQLTGLIHDLGKLMLFFPELETQGQWDVVGDTFPVGCAFSDKIIYPETFAEGNPDAINPDFNTKYGIYSPNCGLDNVMLSWGHDEYLYHVVKDQSTLPDEALAMIRYHSFYPWHREGAYRHLMCDKDHEMLKAVNAFNPYDLYSKSDGVPDAEKLKPYYMELISEYFPNPVIKW; translated from the coding sequence ATGGCTCCCGGCGCTGTCGTTGACGATTTCTCCAGCCACGATGGCCAAGCCCTCGAGGTTCTCTCTGACAAGATCGACGATGTCAACGTGATCAAGTACGACGAGACTTCCAAGTtcgacaaggagaaggacaagaacaCCTTCCGCCAATACGCCGACGCCACCGACCGCGTCAAGAACTTCTACCGCGAGCAGCACCACAAGCAGACAGTCGCCTACAACCTCGCTGCCCGCAACCGCTTCTACAACGCCTCTCGTCCTCGTGCCGAGATGACCATCTGGGAGGCCATGGAGAAACTCAACACTCTTGTTGATGAGTCTGACCCTGATACTTCCCTCTCTCAGatccagcatcttcttcagtctGCTGAGGCTATTCGTCGTGATGGCAAGCCTCGATGGATGCAGTTGACTGGTCTTATCCACGACCTTGGAAAGCTTATGCTCTTCTTCCCCGAGCTCGAGACTCAGGGTCAGTGGGACGTTGTCGGTGACACATTCCCTGTTGGCTGTGCTTTCTCCGACAAGATCATCTACCCCGAGACCTTCGCTGAGGGTAACCCCGATGCTATCAACcccgacttcaacaccaagtaCGGTATCTACTCTCCCAACTGTGGTCTCGACAACGTCATGCTCTCATGGGGTCACGACGAGTACCTCTACCATGTCGTCAAGGACCAGTCCACTCTCCCTGACGAGGCTCTCGCCATGATCCGCTACCACTCCTTCTACCCCTGGCACCGCGAGGGAGCTTACCGCCACCTCATGTGCGACAAGGACCatgagatgctcaaggctgTCAACGCCTTCAACCCCTATGACTTGTATTCCAAGAGCGACGGTGTGCCcgatgctgagaagctcaagcctTACTACATGGAGCTCATCAGCGAGTACTTCCCCAACCCTGTCATCAAGTGGTAA